A portion of the Salarias fasciatus chromosome 15, fSalaFa1.1, whole genome shotgun sequence genome contains these proteins:
- the LOC115401806 gene encoding uncharacterized protein LOC115401806: protein MDDEDIFGLKDRGKIIADTVWQWRILHAEKYSTHPDPFFYSNKIGLNFNVASSSHPKLNSPFVPNGVILEVCEFARTIIKSRMHFIPNILENNFDLGFENDQQRMDFTAQIQHKLEDLIRKPVTDENEVFALFDTWKTECSNNGLNKATRTHKPQSFFMEIENISELEQLLKFSSEKETKKKRQKKIPTSHTDGGDQKDMKEVLSEDIPLLLFPSCENIGLNLGTGTKQSLDPGLLTKRVMLELLDFARVLTASFTSIVVSVLEHNFELDLKSHQRRNEMWLLISQMLKRGKQMAASNTNFIPEFENEPFFFERNPLKRAYVPALSTVETLLSEETKRQKLDFSTSQEQMPPSVTKFIMKKDQGQLDENVNGKSLSHNTELCSGTEEEHEQCHMCPVENDADSESSGVQNSTGCDMSTESLSRLSKQSHATTDGSCNSSTLNKDLTPPSNFQPKKTLVQGNGETQIPTNVPNDCGIDQEREIDYNLWKLRASRVNQILLTLDKDQSRFISVRNLGVEFDVGFGPKQHLSLDDLTSPVLFELAQFALAMNSSQQEFILEILENNFDLCLQSERHQKTFMCEVMKRVRELQKCEDVVRFSKEAFELPVSVSPVDKMDLNPFCKDIGLRLQVQCRHSTGKLAINKLTKGAMTEVVNFAEKLCGTFEEICMDVLRHNFDLQSMDSYLATTIFAQIAVVSKLKNLSDNFSCRIMKHSITDPSILMYGRKPSDTEAQNNLNLLLWMLREHRVKQILSVPHGDQCPFYSYSTCKNVGLDFNVGSGVKRNLDPKCLTNGIMVELATFAKTLQLSEKDFITEILEFNFDLNFNNELHRSAFTKQLSADIFQLISTNKKFPLKNKRQQFELPDLRCLEECTPDCPKCYQDRIETCLQDESESGHMPHVRPHNITDESRAHICTQPKFAKIPVSNFSSAEILTKPYRHSKEAGLSLCVDRDHPKEKLDLHVLTEKVMLDVIHFAQKLCGAETVIIHDVLEHNFNLTQNHIEDLTRHFCDRMRANIEELAWFNEVVELDKSPSEAHQNESDGCFEKVSSCEGASHFMATDDLPISPVNTDVSSPSSDVPEEVMMQESETEDETLQNIPNKSDMKHGEMEAETNMWKFRSIYVKKILLALSTELSRQWRLGLLEFDVASGPPRNASPKLLTSSVLYKVVHFALAMSSSQQNVLVDILEYNFNLGLQSEHQKITFAREVMKRVQELLSRDDRDNILKEVFVLPGSLSFSHVKCESDDSVDSEPETSQTASDLYPFCKKIGLKLNVSFCHPDKKLELHKLTNGAVIEVVNFAEKLCGSYEQICVDVLRHNFDLDSQISDSDLAQNILSQVPFAIEETNLRYFCRKMQLATRIDLNVMASQRNTSSQTCTMSSVKAEMNQRASQPGDVEAQNDPELLLWKLRANRVQQILSVPHKDQCPLYSYSRCKTLGIDFDVGSGLKRHLDPKLLTYGIMCEIVSLATKLGSSTMDFMTKILQYNFNVQFNNVLYHKVVDKLKINELDQTTPSVMLLKSQFELPDERFIHDVEPVVFKGLQHGYFCPANCSLPMTNVASAHANHEEKKSAVAPISTFPATEVITKQYHHSKKAGVSLCVDNAHPKVKLDKCVLTCGVMQDVYKFSKKLCGTRLRIVNDILEHNFDLDHQSHVENIAHRFYGRLSSYNGEPDWFNKLLVIKPKPRELKWKEPPPVRSSERRESSQRRKQDMQKVKELIAQRQQAKQMVENIGSHHSDLNSSQSGEDYMCPLEEDRDSEK, encoded by the coding sequence ATGGATGATGAGGACATTTTCGGTCTCAAAGACAGAGGCAAAATCATCGCAGACACAGTATGGCAATGGCGAATTTTGCATGCAGAGAAATATTCAACACATCCAGATCCATTCTTTTACAGTAATAAAATTGGACTGAATTTTAATGTTGCCTCCAGCTCTCACCCAAAACTGAATTCACCATTTGTGCCAAATGGCGTCATACTTGAGGTGTGTGAATTTGCTCGAACAATCATCAAGAGTCGCATGCACTTCATCCCAAACATTCTGGAAAACAATTTTGATCTTGGATTTGAAAATGATCAACAGCGGATGGATTTCACTGCTCAAATTCAGCACAAGCTGGAAGACTTGATCCGAAAACCTGTCACAGatgaaaatgaagtttttgctcttttcgACACCTGGAAGACAGAATGTAGCAATAATGGACTGAACAAGGCAACAAGGACACACAAACCTCAGAGTTTCTTCATGGAAATTGAGAATATAAGTGAACTTGAACAATTATTGAAATTTTCCTCggaaaaagagacaaagaaaaagagacagaaaaagataCCAACATCACACACTGATGGCGGTGATCAGAAAGATATGAAAGAAGTCCTCAGTGAGGACAttcctttgttgttgttcccTTCTTGTGAAAACATTGGTTTGAACCTTGGCACGGGGACTAAACAAAGTCTTGATCCAGGCTTGTTAACAAAGAGAGTgatgttggagttgttggattTTGCACGAGTCTTGActgcctccttcacctccattGTCGTCAGTGTGTTGGAGCATAATTTTGAGCTTGATCTGAAAAGTCATCAGAGAAGGAATGAAATGTGGTTGTTGATATCACAGATGCTAAAAAGGGGGAAACAAATGGCCGCCAGTAACACAAACTTCATCCCAGAGTTTGAAAATGAGCCATTTTTCTTTGAGAGAAACCCATTAAAGAGAGCCTACGTACCAGCACTGTCTACAGTGGAAACCCTTCTGTCagaagagacaaagagacaaaagCTGGACTTCAGTACTTCTCAGGAACAGATGCCTCCTTCAGTCACAAAGTTCATCATGAAGAAGGACCAAGGACAACTGGATGAAAATGTAAACGGGAAAAGTCTCTCTCACAACACTGAGTTGTGTTCAGGTACAGAAGAGGAACATGAGCAATGCCACATGTGCCCTGTGGAGAACGATGCAGATTCAGAAAGTAGTGGTGTGCAAAACTCAACTGGCTGTGACATGTCTACAGAATCATTAAGTAGGTTGAGTAAACAGTCTCATGCCACCACTGATGGTTCATGTAATTCATCCACATTGAACAAAGATCTTACCCCACCATCTAACTTCCAGCCAAAGAAAACTCTGGTGCAAGGCAATGGTGAGACACAGATTCCAACAAATGTACCAAATGACTGCGGCATCGACCAAGAAAGAGAAATAGATTACAATTTGTGGAAACTGCGTGCCAGTCGCGTAAACCAAATTCTCCTGACACTGGACAAAGACCAATCTCGATTCATTTCTGTGAGGAATCTCGGTGTCGAGTTTGATGTTGGGTTTGGACCCAAACAGCATCTTAGTCTTGATGATTTGACAAGTCCAGTTCTTTTTGAACTTGCACAATTTGCATTAGCCATGAATTCATCCCAGCAGGAATTCATCCTGGAGATTCTTGAGAACAACTTTGACTTGTGCCTGCAAAGTGAACGCCATCAAAAAACCTTCATGTGTGAAGTCATGAAGCGAGTAAGAGAACTTCAAAAATGTGAGGATGTGGTCAGATTCTCCAAAGAAGCTTTTGAACTTCCAGTTTCAGTGTCACCTGTTGACAAAATGGATCTTAATCCTTTCTGTAAGGACATTGGTCTGAGGCTTCAAGTTCAATGCAGGCATTCAACTGGAAAACTTGCCATCAATAAACTGACCAAAGGAGCAATGACTGAAGTTGTGAATTTTGCAGAAAAATTGTGTGGAACCTTTGAAGAGATCTGCATGGATGTGCTCAGACACAACTTTGACTTGCAAAGTATGGATTCTTACCTTGCAACAACAATTTTTGCTCAAATCGCTGTTGTAAGTAAACTGAAGAATCTATCAGATAACTTCTCTTGCAGAATAATGAAACATTCCATAACAGATCCTTCAATACTCATGTATGGAAGAAAGCCCAGTGACACAGAAGCACAAAATAACCTCAACTTGTTATTGTGGATGCTGCGAGAACATCGTGTTAAACAAATCCTTTCAGTGCCTCATGGAGATCAGTGTCCGTTTTATTCTTACTCCACATGTAAGAATGTAGGCCTTGATTTTAATGTGGGGTCTGGAGTAAAACGTAACCTTGATCCAAAATGCTTAACAAATGGCATCATGGTTGAACTTGCCACTTTTGCCAAGACACTGCAGTTATCTGAAAAGGATTTCATAACTGAGATTCTGGAGTTTAATTTTGATCTAAATTTCAACAACGAACTTCATCGCAGTGCTTTTACAAAACAACTGAGCGCAGAcatttttcagctcatttcaacAAACAAGAAATTCCCACTGAAGAACAAACGGCAACAGTTTGAGCTCCCTGACTTGAGATGTTTAGAAGAATGCACTCCAGACTGTCCCAAATGTTACCAAGACAGGATTGAAACCTGTCTTCAGGATGAATCTGAATCTGGTCACATGCCTCATGTTCGTCCTCATAACATCACTGATGAATCACGAGCTCATATCTGCACACAACCAAAGTTTGCAAAGATCCCAGTCTCTAATTTCTCATCAGCAGAAATTTTAACCAAGCCCTACCGTCACAGTAAGGAAGCTGGTTTAAGCCTGTGTGTGGACAGAGACCACCCAAAAGAGAAGTTAGACTTGCATGTTCTGACAGAGAAAGTGATGCTTGATGTGATTCATTTTGCCCAAAAACTGTGCGGAGCAGAAACTGTGATCATTCATGATGTTCTTGAGCACAACTTCAATTTGACACAGAATCACATTGAAGATCTGACTCGACATTTCTGTGACAGAATGAGAGCAAACATTGAGGAGCTCGCCTGGTTCAATGAAGTTGTTGAGCTTGATAAATCTCCTTCCGAAGCTCACCAAAACGAAAGTGATGGTTGCTTTGAAAAAGTATCCAGTTGTGAGGGTGCTTCCCATTTCATGGCCACTGATGATTTACCCATTTCACCTGTCAACACAGATGTGAGTTCACCATCGTCAGATGTACCTGAAGAAGTCATGATGCAAGAAAGTGAAACAGAAGACGAGACCCTCCAAAATATTCCAAACAAATCTGACATGAAACATGGGGAAATGGAAGCAGAGACCAACATGTGGAAGTTTCGTTCcatttatgttaaaaaaatttTACTTGCTCTTTCGACGGAGCTTTCCCGACAGTGGAGGTTGGGACTTCTCGAGTTTGATGTTGCATCTGGGCCGCCCAGAAACGCCAGTCCAAAACTATTGACATCTTCTGTTCTGTACAAAGTTGTTCATTTTGCATTAGCAATGAGTTCATCCCAGCAGAATGTCCTTGTGGATATTCTAGAATACAACTTTAACTTAGGCCTGCAGAGTGAACACCAGAAAATAACATTTGCACGTGAAGTCATGAAAAGAGTACAGGAATTATTGTCCCGTGACGACAGAgataacattttgaaagaggtGTTTGTTTTGCCAGGTTCTCTGTCATTCAGTCATGTGAAGTGTGAGAGTGATGACAGTGTTGATTCTGAACCTGAAACTTCACAGACAGCTTCAGACCTTTATCCATTCTGCAAGAAGATTGGTTTGAAGCTCAATGTGAGTTTCTGTCACCCAGATAAAAAGCTTGAACTCCACAAACTGACCAACGGAGCAGTGATTGAGGTTGTGAACTTTGCAGAAAAATTGTGTGGAAGCTACGAGCAGATTTGTGTTGATGTCCTGCGGCACAACTTTGATCTTGATTCGCAGATATCAGATTCTGATCTTGCTCAAAATATTCTTTCACAGGTTCCTTTTGCCATTGAGGAAACTAATCTTCGATATTTTTGCAGAAAAATGCAGCTTGCGACCAGAATCGATTTAAATGTCATGGCCTCTCAGAGGAACACATCTTCACAAACATGCACTATGAGTTCAGTTAAAGCAGAGATGAACCAGCGTGCAAGTCAACCCGGTGACGTTGAAGCACAAAATGATCCAGAGTTGCTGTTGTGGAAACTACGAGCCAACCGAGTTCAGCAAATCCTCTCAGTGCCCCACAAAGACCAGTGTCCACTTTACTCTTACAGCAGATGTAAGACATTAGGCATTGATTTTGATGTGGGATCTGGATTGAAACGTCATCTTGATCCAAAACTGTTGACCTATGGCATCATGTGTGAAATTGTATCTCTTGCCACAAAACTTGGGTCATCCACAATGGATTTCATGACGAAGATTTTGCAGTATAATTTCAATGTGCAATTCAACAATGTGCTTTACCACAAAGTTGTTGATAAACTGAAAATCAATGAGTTGGATCAGACGACACCCTCAGTCATGCTTCTGAAATCCCAGTTTGAGCTGCCAGATGAGAGATTCATTCATGATGTTGAACCAGTTGTCTTCAAAGGTCTACAACATGGTTACTTTTGTCCTGCCAATTGTTCCCTTCCCATGACAAATGTTGCCTCTGCTCATGCAAACCACGAGGAAAAGAAATCTGCAGTTGCTCCAATATCCACTTTCCCGGCAACAGAGGTGATAACAAAGCAATACCATCACTCCAAGAAAGCAGGTGTAAGCCTGTGTGTGGATAACGCTCACCCAAAGGTGAAACTGGACAAATGTGTACTTACATGTGGAGTAATGCAGGATGTGTacaaattttcaaaaaaacttTGTGGAACAAGGTTGAGAATTGTTAATGATATTCTTGAACACAACTTCGACTTGGACCATCAGAGTCATGTGGAAAATATTGCCCATCGTTTTTATGGCAGACTCAGCTCATATAATGGAGAGCCTGACTGGTTTAATAAACTCTTGGTTATCAAGCCCAAGCCCAGAGAATTGAAATGGAAAGAACCACCTCCTGTGCGCAGCAGTGAAAGGAGGGAATCATCTCAAAGACGGAAACAGGATATGCAAAAAGTGAAGGAGCTGATTGCTCAGAGACAACAAGCAAAACAGATGGTGGAAAACATTGGTTCTCATCACAGTGATTTGAACAGCAGTCAGTCAGGAGAAGACTACATGTGCCCTCTGGAAGAGGACAGagattcagaaaaataa